In Mytilus edulis chromosome 6, xbMytEdul2.2, whole genome shotgun sequence, the following proteins share a genomic window:
- the LOC139527386 gene encoding uncharacterized protein — MAEQMAEGRFASLGQDDRDNIMENIETKNTKRQNTTAVKLFREYLTEKSKPIEFEQYTIEQMDDSLASFYLEMRNKEGKHYKKTTMQAYRQGLNRHLQKCRDIDICNEEIFKKSCKSFKGMTKELKRLGLAAIEHHPSIEESDIEKMYSYFCKNMEDAQLLQYKVFVDIMLHFGRRGRENLSSLTRKHFAVKRGADDKLYVYKVIDEQTKNHQSDSELSSDGRMYEITDGERCPVKSFVKYIRRLNPKCVKLFQQARSYPKEGVYYDNIPLGHNRLGQFMNEISKMANLSHIYTNHSCRATTVHLLDEADIPSRHIMTVTGHKSETSLKTYSGKTCEKKKRHMSEILSSKTCGKKSCISNIDFLCLSQSTITVEANEGVENIPVELSDANFDLELLSNSQNETVMNDILPNNQLDEILTEIGNGPSNTNIMKPETLKTNQNFLNLPQPDMKMPFLNNCNNVTVNINYNVHPYVNNPAKV, encoded by the exons ATGGCGGAACAGATGGCTGAAGGTAGATTCGCGTCCCTGGGACAAGACGATAGGGACAATATAATggaaaatattgaaacaaaaaacacaaaaaggcagAACACCACAGCAGTTAAACTATTCAGGGAATATTTGACCGAGAAAAGTAAGCCGATAGAATTCGAACAGTACACTATAGAACAAATGGACGATTCATTGGCATCGTTTTATTTGGAAATGAGAAACAAAGAGggtaaacattataaaaagacAACAATGCAAGCATATAGACAAGGTCTAAACAGACACTTACAGAAATGTAGGGACATAGACATTTGCAATgaagaaatattcaaaaagtcCTGTAAATCCTTCAAGGGTATGACAAAGGAACTCAAGCGCCTTGGGCTAGCTGCTATAGAACATCACCCTTCCATAGAAGAGAGTGATATTGAGAAGATGTactcatatttttgtaaaaatatggaGGATGCACAGCTTTTGCAGTATAAG GTATTTGTTGACATCATGCTGCACTTTGGTCGTAGAGGGAGGGAAAACCTGTCAAGTCTTACAAGAAAGCATTTTGCAGTTAAGCGTGGTGCAGATGACAAATTGTATGTCTACAAAGTAATTGATGAGCAAACAAAAAACCACCAGTCAGACAGTGAATTATCCTCAGATGGACGAATGTATGAAATTACAG ATGGTGAAAGATGTCCAGTGAAGTCTTTTGTGAAGTATATCAGGAGGTTGAATCCTAAATGTGTAAAATTATTTCAACAAGCAAGATCATACCCTAAAGAAGGAGTGTATTATGACAATATACCTCTAGGTCATAATAGACTTGGCCAATTCATGAATGAAATTAGCAAAATGGCAAATCTTTCTCACATATATACCAATCATTCCTGCCGAGCAACAACTGTTCATCTTCTTGACGAAGCGGATATTCCAAGCAGACATATAATGACAGTTACGGGACACAAGTCAGAAACTTCTCTAAAAACTTACTCTGGAAAAACTTGTGAAAAAAAGAAACGGCATATGTCGGAAATTTTAAGCTCAAAAACATGTGGAAAGAAATCATGTATATCTAATATAGATTTTCTTTGCTTGTCTCAAAGTACAATTACAGTTGAAGCCAATGAAGGGGTGGAAAATATTCCTGTTGAATTGAGTGATGCAAATTTTGATTTAGAGCTTTTATCAAACTCGCAGAATGAAACTGTAATGAATGACATTTTGCCTAATAACCAATTGGATGAAATTCTTACAGAAATTGGTAATGGTCCCTCAAATACAAATATAATGAAACCAGAGACATTGAAGACAAATCAAAATTTTTTAAACCTACCACAACCAGATATGAAAATGCCATTTCTTAATAACTGTAACAATGTAACTGTTAATATAAATTACAATGTTCATCCATATGTGAACAACCCTGCAAAGGTATAG